Proteins encoded within one genomic window of Gallus gallus isolate bGalGal1 chromosome 1, bGalGal1.mat.broiler.GRCg7b, whole genome shotgun sequence:
- the GTPBP6 gene encoding putative GTP-binding protein 6, protein MGPGRLSRALLLHCRRALGAARCPLKPPYGRSLGAAAAFRLCAPQRPPDGRAGGRGRWKGAAGAGRDDDNNDDDEDEEEEEEGDEDEEDDAELEELLGPSPLGPQFGAHRVAVVHPAVRWGPKKPLLTTAELQMAEAVALVDTLQNWTVLDKIIIPTKNPDKKFIFGKGNFEALTERIKKLPHVTAVFLNVERISSVTKKELEDAWGVKVFDRYTVVLHIFRCNARTKEAKLQIALAEIPLLRSNLKTEVSHLDQQRGGSRYIMGSGETFMETQNRLLREKELKIRNALEKLRKKRSLLRTQRRKREFPIISVMGYTNCGKTTLIKALTGDAGIQPRDQLFATLDITAHAGYLPSHMAVIYVDTIGFLSELPHNLVESFSATLEEVAYSDLIVHVRDITHPETILQKASVLSVLKDLNLPSHLLESMVEVHNKVDLIESYQPTEENALAISALHGHGLEELKEEIEKKILEATGKKMLTITVNLQGPQLSWLYKESTVQEVDVMPDDGTARVKVIISNSAFGKYRNLFPNSKFFVS, encoded by the exons ATGGGGCCCGGCCGCCTCTCGCGGGCGCTGCTGTTGCACTGCCGCCGGGCACTGGGGGCGGCCCGCTGCCCCCTGAAACCGCCGTACGGCCGCTCGCTCGGCGCTGCCGCCGCCTTCCGCCTGTGTGCTCCTCAGCGGCCGCCGgacgggcgggcgggcggcaggGGGCGGTGGAAGGGAGCGGCGGGCGCTGGCAGGGATGATGATAATAATGACgatgatgaagatgaggaagaggaggaggagggggacgAGGACGAGGAAGATGACGcggagctggaggagctgctcgGCCCCTCGCCGCTCGGGCCGCAGTTCGGCGCGCACCGCGTGGCTGTGGTGCACCCGGCGGTGAGGTGGGGCCCGAAGAAGCCGCTGCTCACCACGG CTGAATTACAGATGGCTGAAGCTGTTGCTCTTGTAGATACCCTTCAGAACTGGACAGTTTTAGATAAAATAATTATTCCTACCAAAAATCCTGACAAGAAGTTCATTTTTGGCAAAGGAAACTTTGAGGCTTTGACAG aaaggattaaaaaatTGCCCCATGTGACAGCAGTCTTCTTGAATGTGGAAAGAATATCTTCAGTAACAAAG AAAGAACTGGAAGATGCCTGGGGCGTGAAGGTCTTTGACAGATACACAGTTGTGCTTCATATTTTTCGTTGTAATGCCCGAACTAAGGAAGCAAAACTCCAGATTGCATTGGCTGAAATTCCACTCCTCAG GTCAAATCTAAAAACTGAGGTGTCTCATCTAGATCAGCAGAGAGGTGGATCAAGATACATCATGGGCTCAG GTGAAACTTTCATGGAGACACAGAATCGTCtcttgagagaaaaagaacttaaaattaGGAATGCCTtggagaaattaagaaaaaaaagatctttgcTCAGAACTCAGCGCAGAAAACGCGAGTTTCCAATTATCTCAGTAATGGGCTATACTAATTGTG gGAAAACTACATTGATTAAAGCCTTGACGGGGGATGCAGGAATTCAACCCCGAGATCAGCTGTTTGCTACTCTTGATATTACTGCTCATGCTGGCTATCTGCCCTCACATATGGCAGTTATATATGTTGACACTATTGGGTTTCTGTCTGAGCTTCCGCATAATCTGGTTGAGTCCTTTTCAGCTACATTAGAAGAAGTTGCTTACTCA GATCTGATAGTTCATGTGAGGGATATTACTCATCCTGAAACCATCCTCCAGAAAGCAAGCGTTTTATCAGTTCTAAAGGATCTTAACCTTCCAAGCCATTTGCTAGAATCAATGGTAGAAGTTCATAACAAAGTGGATTTGATAGAAAG CTATCAAcccactgaagaaaatgctttagCCATTTCTGCTCTACATGGGCATGGTTTAGaagagctgaaagaagaaatagagaaaaaaattctggaaGCAACGGGAAAGAAGATGCTGACAATTACAGTCAACTTACAGGGACCTCAGCTAAG TTGGCTCTATAAAGAATCAACGGTTCAGGAAGTAGATGTCATGCCTGATGATGGTACGGCCAGGGTGAAGGTGATAATCAGCAACTCTGCTTTTGGCAAATACAGAAACCTCTTTCCTAACAGTAAGTTTTTTGTATCATGA